The window ATGGTTCTTAAAGATGGCTCCAAGATGTCAAAATCAAAAGGCAATGTGGTTGACCCCAGTGCCATGATTAAAAAGTATGGAGCTGATGCTACCAGACTTTTCATTCTCTTCGCATCTCCGCCGGAAAAAGACCTTGAATGGAGTGATCAGGGAATTGAAGGTTCTTTCCGTTTCCTGAACAGAATCTGGAGACTTGTGGAAGATCTGGAAGGAAAGCTCGCTCCGGTCGGTGCCTGTGCCGCTCCAGAAGGAATCAAGCTTTCTTCCGATGCTAAGGATCTTCGCCGCAAGGAGCATGACACCATTCGTAGAGTCAGCAGTGACATGCAGAACAAATTCCAGTTCAACACTGCAATTGCAGCGGTTATGGAGCTGGTAAATGAACTCTATTCACTCAAAGATAAGCTGGTCTCAACTGATGACGGCAAATTCGCCTTGTCATCAGCAGTATCCTCGGCTCTGGTAGCCCTTTCTCCAATGGCTCCGCACATCTGTGAAGAGCTTTGGAACAAAATCGGTTACAACGGCTGCGTGAGTGAGGTTTCATGGCCTGAATATGATGAAGAAGCACTGAAAACAGATGAGCTGCTGATCATTCTTCAGGTTAATGGCAAAATGCGTGGCAAGATGTCCGTTCCGGCTTCCGCTGACAAAGAAGAAATCAAGAAACAGGCTGTTGATCACGAAAACGTGGTCAAACATACTGAAGGCAAAACAATCAGAAAGGTTATAGTTGTTCCCGGAAAACTGGTGAACATCGTAGCTAATTAAATATTGTTTTTGATATTGTAGATCGGGGGATAATATATCCTCCGGTCTATCAATAACGAAAATATTACAATTGAACCTCAACCCGCCGAGGCGGATATATCGAGATACTCGCATGCAGATCCTTAAAACAATGAAAAGACTTACTGCCTTCATGCTGCTCATTTTCGTCCTTGCAGGATGCGGCTATCAGAATTCCGCCACTCAGCCCAACATGCTTTCCAAAGGATTTACGAAAGTATCCTTCGGCAAAGTAAAAAACCCCACTCTCGACCGTTGGCTTGAGCCGGCGATGCGTTCTCAAATCAGGGATGAAATCACTAACAGGGGCCAACTTCAGTGGGTAGATAAAGCTGAAGCCGAAGCTCTCATCAATCTCAAAATAATCAGCCTTGAGGACTCTAACGGAATCCGCGGTGACAAGGATGAAACCCTCAAATACGAGGAAACCCTTCGGGTACAGATGTCCATTACCAATCCAACTGATGGAAGGACTATCTGGAATTCAGGAACGGTGGAAGTTTCCGAAAGCTATTTGCCCAACAACGAGCCTGCAACTCAGCAGCTGGTTGTAAAGCTGATGTCACGTAGACTTGTAGACAGACTCAATCAGGCCTATTAATCAGCAGGTTATTTGCCCAAGTAATTAAAGCTGAACAGGGCTGAACCGCCTTCAAAAATATAATTTTTTGTCTGTCAGCAGACAGGCAGGAGTTTGGATGTCAAGACCAGGATATATGTTCCTTATCTGTCCTGATGCACAAATGCTGCATGAACAGATAAATTCAATTCTTTCCGCTCCGGGAAATTCAGATTTTGAAAAAAAAGTTTACTGGGCTGAAGATGATCTTTCTCCTCAATTCTGGGACGATCTTACATTACAGACTCTTTTCGGCGGTTCAAAAGCAGTTATCCTCCGCAAAGCCCACACTTTGAAGGCCGCCCAATGGGACAGTCTTGATAAAGCCGTTTCCGGTCTCAGTGACAGCTCCATGCTGTTTTTGTGCCTCGAGGGAGAATGGAAAGGTAAAAAGCAGGCTCTCCCGGCTGTAGTAAAACGCAGAAAATGCTGGCAGCATGCTGAAAAACAGAAATGGGTATGGGCTTCTCCCGGTCTTGATGAAAATACCATTAAGAAATTTGTAAATGACTGGTCCAGACAGACTGGAATTTCATTTCAAAACGGAGTGCAGCAGGCCTTATGTTCCGCTCTGCCCCGTGATGCCCGTGCAGCCCGGCTGGAGCTCGATAAAATGGAGCTTGCGGCTGGTGATGAAAAAGTTCTTGAACACGAACACCTTGAAGTAATTCCTTTTAATGAGGAAATGGAATTCTTCACCTTCATGGATCGTCTATCTCAGGGCGGAGACCCGGTTTCTCTCTGGCAGCGGGTGCTTACCAACCACACCGAAAAAGATTCCATGTTTTTTCTTCTGGCAGCATCACTGACGCGTGAAGCTCGCTCACTCTGGATGATTCTTAACGGAGAAGGTTCCGAAGTTAAGATGCCCGCCTTTATCCGTAATAAGAAGGAAGCACTGGCCCGAAGAATAGGCCCGGCCAGAGTTGCACGGATTTTCGACATTGTTCTTGAAGCCGAGCTGGGAATAAAGTCCGGTAATAGAAAACCCGAACAGGCACTGGAACTTATGGTGGCCTCTTTGACAACATTATTTGCACCGCCAGCCAGAAATATTCGCCGCTAAGACCTTATTTACAGACAAGTCCATCATACAGCTCATAAAATAGGTCATTTTTATCCTCAAAAACACCTTTTCAGCTACTAATTTGCTCTTTTTATCATCAAAAAGGCATTTTTTTGCCCATTTATACCCCTTAATCCGCTTGCTTTGGTAAAACATAAAGTTTATTTCTTTAAGAAACCGTGAACAGGCCGCAAAAAATCAGTCTAAGTGTATTTTTTTAATTTTATACCATCGGCAGGACTTGCCGTAAGTGAATTACTGCTTAACATATGGAAAAGAAACCCCATTATTACGGACACAGGCAGCGGCTGAAAGAAAAGCTGCTGAAAAACCCTGAATCCCCGGCAGACTACGAACTGCTGGAACTTTTACTGGGGCAGGTTCTTTCCAGATGCGACACCAAGCCCATAGCCAAGGAGCTGCTTGAAGAGTTCAAATCGCTTGGCGGAGTTTTAAATGCTTCTGACGAACGCCTGCAGAAAATTAAAGGTGTGGGGCCGGGAGTTCTGACAAGTTTTAAACTTCTCAGAGAGATTTGGACCAGAATTGCTGAAGAACCGATATTCAGCAACGAGGAACTGTCTTCCCCTGAAGCTGTCGCCAGAGCCGCTATGGCAAGAATTGGCAATCTTTCCATAGAACAATTCTGGGTTGCTCTGGTCAACACCCGGAATAAGGTGATATGCTGGGAAATGATAAGCCGTGGCACGGTTGACAAAACAGCTGTTTTCCCGAGGGAAATAGTTGCCATGGCTCTCAAATACGGAGCCAGCGGAGTCATCCTCGCCCATAACCATCCCGGCGGCGACCCGACTCCTTCGCGCAATGACATCGTGAGGACGCAGGAAATTTCAGCAGCCTGCAAGAGTCTGGATATCAGGCTGATGGATCATATCGTCGTCACAAAAGATAGATATTACAGTTTTATGGAAGCAGGCAGAATTTAGATTCCACAATTAACGGATTCAAAAAAGGAGGACACAATGTTTAGAAGCTGTCATTTGGTAGTTACAGGCAATGTTACCGAGGTGTTCTTCAAAACCCGGATCGAAAATACAGCTCAGCGGCTTAAAATTTAAGACCGGGCCTAAGACCTGATAACTCCGGAACTAAATTGTTCCGCAGGTGCAGTGCGGCAGCACTGCTGAAATACGGATCACTTTTTTTACCGGAAGAGCTGTATTAAAAAATAACAATTTCAGAATGAATTAGTTGACAAAACAGAGCTGTCGGAGCGGGGATAAAGATTCTCCAACCTCCGTAAACTGACAACGGTTATAAATCGTTATCAACTGAAAAACGGCAGACGGATTAAAGCTGGCGTAATTTAAAAATTTCAAACTCATTTTTATATATAAAGGATCACAAGTTGAAACGAAAAAAAACACCCATTAAGCCGCTGGTGCTTAAAAAGAAAAGCGATGAAAAAAAATCGAAGTCATCCATAAAAAACAGAGGGAATGACGCCGGTAATGATCAGGGACTCAACAAGCCCCCTGTATCACCGCTTCAGGTGCACCACGATGCGGCCGATCTTATTGACGAGGCCAATCAGAACCTTGATGGAGCCGAAAAAAATATACCGACCACTATCCCGGTTCTGCCGGTCAGAGATATTGTTGTCTTCAATTATATGATTCTTCCGCTTTTTGTCGGCAGAGAAAAATCTGTCGGAGCAGTAGAAGCAGCCATGACGGCTAGCAGACATATTCTTGTTCTGACCCAGAAAGATGAAGCAACTGAGAATCCTGAGCACGGTGACCTGTATAGAACGGGCACAGTATGTATGATCATGCGCATGCTGAAAATGCCTGACGGACGGCTCAAAGTACTGGTTCAGGGACTCTCCAGAGCCAGAGTTAAAAACTTTATTGCTTCTGACCCGTTCCATATTGCCGAAATTCAAAAGATAGAAGAGGCTCCCTCTCCGCAGGAAAGCCCCGAGCTTGAAGCCCTTATCCGTAATTCACGTGAACAGAGTGAAAAAATCCTTACTCTCAGAGGAATTTCCTCCACTGATATTATGGGGGTTTTAAACAATGTTGAAGAACCCGGCAGACTCGCAGACCTTATAGCTTCAAACCTGCGTATGAAGGTGCATGATGCCCAGTCTATTCTGGAATGTCAGGACCCGACTGAACGTCTGAGTCTGGTGAGCACGCAGCTGACTCAGGAAGTTGAAGTAGCTTCCATGCAGAATAAGATTCAGACCATGGCTAAAGAAGGCATGGATAAAGCGCAGCGGGATTTCTATCTCCGCGAACAGCTCAAGGCCATCAAAAAAGAGCTGGGAGAATCAGGTGATGAACTTGATGAGATAGAACAGATCAGAGCTGCCATTAAAAAAGCCAAAATGCCCAAAGAAGTGCGCACAGAGGCTGAAAAGCAGCTCCGCAGGCTTGAGACCATGCACCCTGAATCTTCAGAGGCAAGTGTCATCAGGACTTATCTGGACTGGATGACGGAGCTTCCGTGGAAAAAGGCCTCGCGCGACCGTCTTGATATTAAAGAGGCTCAGGTTATTCTTAACGAAGACCACTACGACCTTGAGAAGGTTAAAGAACGTATTCTTGAATACCTCAGCGTACGCAAACTCAATCCTACAATGAAAGGACCTATCCTTTGTTTTGTAGGCCCTCCCGGAGTTGGTAAAACCTCTCTCGGAAGATCTATCGCCCGCAGCCTGCAACGGAAATTCCACAGAATCTCACTTGGCGGCATGCGTGACGAGGCTGAGATACGGGGTCACCGCCGGACTTACATCGGCTCAATGCCCGGTAGAATAATTCAGGGCATCAAGCAGTGCAAAACCCGCAATCCGGTTATCATGCTTGATGAAATAGACAAGCTTGGCAATGATTTCAGGGGAGATCCGTCTTCAGCACTTCTTGAAGTTCTCGACCCTGAACAGAATAATACTTTTACCGACCATTACCTTAACGTTCCCTTTGATCTTTCAAAGGCCATGTTCATTTGTACCGCCAACGTGCTGGACACCATTCCCAGACCTCTGCTCGACAGAATGGAAGTAATAAGCATCACCGGTTACACAGAGCATGAAAAGGTAAAAATCGCCTGCCGTTACATTGTTCCGAGGCAGGCTAAGGAAAACGGCCTTAGCGAAGACGAATTCCAGATAAGTGATAAAGTTCTGGGCAAGGTTATCCGGGAATATACCCGCGAAGCAGGACTCAGAAATCTGGAACGTCAGGTTGGAAAACTCTGCCGTAAAATGGCCCGTAAAAAGGCTGAGGGAGAAGAAGGTCCTTTCAAAGTCACTGTCAGAAATCTGGACAAACTGCTCGGACCTCCGGTCTTCCTTGAAGATGAAAAAGAAACCACACTGCCTCCGGGAGTTGCTATCGGACTCGCATGGACACCTGTAGGAGGAGAAATCCTGCATATCGAAGTCAGCGTACTTCCCGGTAAAGGCAAACTTATTCTGACCGGTAAACTTGGAGATGTAATGAAGGAATCAGCACAGGCTGCGGTATCCTTTGCCCGTTCACATGCTGATGTTTACGGCATTGATCCCAAGTTCCATGAAAAACAGGATATACATATTCACGTTCCGGCTGGAGCAACACCAAAGGACGGACCATCAGCCGGTGTTACACTGGTAACAGCGTTGATTTCCGCCCTGAGCAACAATCCTATTAATGCCGAAACAGCCATGACCGGTGAGATTTCACTGCGTGGCAGGGTGCTGCCGGTAGGTGGAATTAAAGAAAAGATTCTTGCCGCAGTATCACGGGGAATGAAACGAGTGCTTATTCCGTCACAGAACTCAAAGGATCTGGAAGAAGTTCCCGAAGACCTTCGTAAGAAGCTTGAAATCATTCCCATTGAACGCATTGAAGAAGTCTGGCCCATTGCTAAAAGTCCTATTGAGGAAAAATAGCCTGTCACCAGACCAACCGGTTCAAAATATGATTACTGATTAATACAATTAAATATCTCCGCGGTTTCATTAAAATGAGACAGCGGAGATATTTTCGACTGCCGGTCATAATTTGATATTATTGCCGGATACATATTTTTCAAAAAATTCTTAAAGGCTGGATGTCCATTAGCAGACGAATTCTGGAACATGCAGTATATTTTCAGATAATTCTTCCGGCTGCCCCAAGTTGCCCGCCGGGCTTATTTGGGATATTAGCGACATCAAAACAATATTTATCATGGAGGCTTAAAATATGCCCATTTTTGAATATAAATGCTCAGACTGCGGCTGTGAGTTTGAAGAACTCGTTTTCAGCAGTGATGAATGTCCTGAATGCCCAGAATGTAAATCAAAAAATACAGGAAAACTCATGTCGGCCTGCAAGTTCAAAGCTGGCGGAGGCGACAGCCTGGGTGAAGCAATGCCGTCTGCACCGGCCTCTTCCGGTGGTGGCTGTTCAGGTTGTTCAGGCGGCAACTGTTCTTCCTGCGGCTAATAATTTCAAATAAAAGAACCGGGACCCAGATGAAAAATATTACAATAGCGACAAGAGGCAGCAAGCTCGCCCTGTGGCAGGCCAATCACATTTCTGATCTTTTAAGAAAACAGTACCCCGGCATCACCGTGGAACTTTTAAAGATCAAAACCAAAGGTGATAAAATACTGGATGTCCCTCTGGCAAAAGTCGGAGGCAAAGGACTGTTCGTAAAAGAGATTGAAGAAGCTCTGATTGACGGTCGCGCCGATATTGCTGTTCACAGTATGAAAGACGTCCCCACAGAACTGCCCGAAGGTCTTGAAGTAGGCATTATCCCGGAAAGGGAAGCTGATACTGATACCCTGCTTTCGGTTAAATACGACGGTCTTGGCGATCTGCCTGAAGGCGCGGTAGTGGGAACAAGCAGTCTGCGCAGGCAATCCCAATTATTGAATCTTAGAAAAGATCTTAAGATTGAAACCCTGCGCGGTAATCTGGATACCCGTATCAACAAACTGCTGAGCGGTGATTATGATGCCATTATCGTTGCTACTGCAGGACTGAACAGGCTGGGTCTTTCGGCTCCTAAACGTGAAGAACTGACTCCGCCTGAATTTCTTCCGGCTGTTGCTCAGGGAGCACTCGGAATTGAATACCGTATTGCTGATGCTGACGTTCGTGAAATGCTGGCCTTCCTGCATCATGAAAAAACAGCTTATCAGGTTCAGGCTGAGCGTGGTTTTCTGACAGGTCTTGACGGAGGTTGTCAGGTTCCCATAGCTGCATGGTCAAAAATTGACGGTGACTCAGTTGCGCTGACAGGTTTTGTAGCCGATGTTGACGGCAGCAAACCCATAAGGCTCGAGAAGACAGGTCCGGTAACAGAGGCCTGGAAAATCGGTACTGATCTGGCTAAAGAAGTTCTGGCGCAGGGAGCAAAAGAAATTCTCGACCGAGTATACAAAGAGAATGGACAATAAAATATTAAAAGAGTTCCAGACCCTTCCCGGTGTTGGAAAGCAAATATCCATAGATTTATGGGAAATGGGTTACCGAAGTCTTTCTGAACTAGCTGCTGACGATCCTGAAAAGATGTATCAGGACCTGACAAAACTCAGCGGCTGCCATGTTGATCGGTGCATGCTCTATGTATTCAGATGTATTCATTATGTCCTGAATACCGAAAAGCCGGACCCCGAACTGAAAAAGTGGTGGAACTGGAAAGATTAAATGGAATTTGATTATCAGCAAGCCTTCTGCATTTATGCAGAAGGCTTTTTTGATGGTCATTCCGCGGCTGAATTAAGCGCCCATCTAAAGTTATACAAAATATAACCGATACAACTTTTAAATCGGTAAAAAAGGAGATTTTATTTTTTAACTTCCAAGGAGGGAGGTTACCATGGCAGAAGAACGCTATCAGATTACGTCTATCCCGAAGGTTGACAATGACCGGGGAAGAAATCTTGCTGACGATTTAAAGAATCTGGGACGCAAGCGGCTACAGCGCAGGATATTTTCTAATCCTGATATGGCAAAGGAACTTGTAAGGCTGGAATCCTCGCCTGTTTACAATGCAAAGGCTGAAATTATTCAGGCGGTGACAACAAACCGGGGAAGTGCTTAAATACAAGGGAGAATTTATTGAGTATATTTAAAGTAGGAAAAAAGTGTCTCAGGAAGGTTGATGATGAAGGCATAAAATAGATCAGGCGTGAAATCACAAAGATTCCACGCCTGATCACTTTTCAACTGAAATTTATTATATGATACGCAGTGAAGCCCGTCCCTCAGCCCTGCTTACAACCTGACCGATATGTACGGCAAGATCACCGGCCTCCAGCAGAATATCCCGCGCTCTTTCAAGCTGATCCTCTTTGAGGGCTATAATAAGCCCGCCGGAAGTCTGGGCATCAAAAACCAAATCCGTTTTAATACTGTCGAGCCCACTGGCTGTTTCAACCATTTTACTGCAATAATTACGGTTGGCAAAACTTCCTGCCGGAATAAGTCCCATTGAAGCAAGA of the Maridesulfovibrio bastinii DSM 16055 genome contains:
- the lptE gene encoding LPS assembly lipoprotein LptE, producing the protein MQILKTMKRLTAFMLLIFVLAGCGYQNSATQPNMLSKGFTKVSFGKVKNPTLDRWLEPAMRSQIRDEITNRGQLQWVDKAEAEALINLKIISLEDSNGIRGDKDETLKYEETLRVQMSITNPTDGRTIWNSGTVEVSESYLPNNEPATQQLVVKLMSRRLVDRLNQAY
- the holA gene encoding DNA polymerase III subunit delta encodes the protein MSRPGYMFLICPDAQMLHEQINSILSAPGNSDFEKKVYWAEDDLSPQFWDDLTLQTLFGGSKAVILRKAHTLKAAQWDSLDKAVSGLSDSSMLFLCLEGEWKGKKQALPAVVKRRKCWQHAEKQKWVWASPGLDENTIKKFVNDWSRQTGISFQNGVQQALCSALPRDARAARLELDKMELAAGDEKVLEHEHLEVIPFNEEMEFFTFMDRLSQGGDPVSLWQRVLTNHTEKDSMFFLLAASLTREARSLWMILNGEGSEVKMPAFIRNKKEALARRIGPARVARIFDIVLEAELGIKSGNRKPEQALELMVASLTTLFAPPARNIRR
- the radC gene encoding RadC family protein, which encodes MEKKPHYYGHRQRLKEKLLKNPESPADYELLELLLGQVLSRCDTKPIAKELLEEFKSLGGVLNASDERLQKIKGVGPGVLTSFKLLREIWTRIAEEPIFSNEELSSPEAVARAAMARIGNLSIEQFWVALVNTRNKVICWEMISRGTVDKTAVFPREIVAMALKYGASGVILAHNHPGGDPTPSRNDIVRTQEISAACKSLDIRLMDHIVVTKDRYYSFMEAGRI
- the lon gene encoding endopeptidase La; translation: MKRKKTPIKPLVLKKKSDEKKSKSSIKNRGNDAGNDQGLNKPPVSPLQVHHDAADLIDEANQNLDGAEKNIPTTIPVLPVRDIVVFNYMILPLFVGREKSVGAVEAAMTASRHILVLTQKDEATENPEHGDLYRTGTVCMIMRMLKMPDGRLKVLVQGLSRARVKNFIASDPFHIAEIQKIEEAPSPQESPELEALIRNSREQSEKILTLRGISSTDIMGVLNNVEEPGRLADLIASNLRMKVHDAQSILECQDPTERLSLVSTQLTQEVEVASMQNKIQTMAKEGMDKAQRDFYLREQLKAIKKELGESGDELDEIEQIRAAIKKAKMPKEVRTEAEKQLRRLETMHPESSEASVIRTYLDWMTELPWKKASRDRLDIKEAQVILNEDHYDLEKVKERILEYLSVRKLNPTMKGPILCFVGPPGVGKTSLGRSIARSLQRKFHRISLGGMRDEAEIRGHRRTYIGSMPGRIIQGIKQCKTRNPVIMLDEIDKLGNDFRGDPSSALLEVLDPEQNNTFTDHYLNVPFDLSKAMFICTANVLDTIPRPLLDRMEVISITGYTEHEKVKIACRYIVPRQAKENGLSEDEFQISDKVLGKVIREYTREAGLRNLERQVGKLCRKMARKKAEGEEGPFKVTVRNLDKLLGPPVFLEDEKETTLPPGVAIGLAWTPVGGEILHIEVSVLPGKGKLILTGKLGDVMKESAQAAVSFARSHADVYGIDPKFHEKQDIHIHVPAGATPKDGPSAGVTLVTALISALSNNPINAETAMTGEISLRGRVLPVGGIKEKILAAVSRGMKRVLIPSQNSKDLEEVPEDLRKKLEIIPIERIEEVWPIAKSPIEEK
- a CDS encoding FmdB family zinc ribbon protein, with amino-acid sequence MPIFEYKCSDCGCEFEELVFSSDECPECPECKSKNTGKLMSACKFKAGGGDSLGEAMPSAPASSGGGCSGCSGGNCSSCG
- the hemC gene encoding hydroxymethylbilane synthase, giving the protein MKNITIATRGSKLALWQANHISDLLRKQYPGITVELLKIKTKGDKILDVPLAKVGGKGLFVKEIEEALIDGRADIAVHSMKDVPTELPEGLEVGIIPEREADTDTLLSVKYDGLGDLPEGAVVGTSSLRRQSQLLNLRKDLKIETLRGNLDTRINKLLSGDYDAIIVATAGLNRLGLSAPKREELTPPEFLPAVAQGALGIEYRIADADVREMLAFLHHEKTAYQVQAERGFLTGLDGGCQVPIAAWSKIDGDSVALTGFVADVDGSKPIRLEKTGPVTEAWKIGTDLAKEVLAQGAKEILDRVYKENGQ
- a CDS encoding helix-hairpin-helix domain-containing protein, whose product is MDNKILKEFQTLPGVGKQISIDLWEMGYRSLSELAADDPEKMYQDLTKLSGCHVDRCMLYVFRCIHYVLNTEKPDPELKKWWNWKD